The genomic interval TTTGAAATGTGGCAAACAGTTTGTTGACAGTTTCATAGTGCTAGAGAGGATCTATCCTAGTGTGACATACAAGCTCTTGTTATTCACCATGTATATTTCATGACCCCAAGCAGGGGACGGAACGTCGGGACACCCAATCAGACGAAGCCGTCAAGTACCTCAAGTCAGGTTAATTAGTATAGTCCCCGCCCTTTTTCCGTGGTGATTAGCAATCAGGAGAGAAGCCGAAAGGGCTTATCCAATAGGAGGTCGGGGACGTTTCCTTTTGGGGCGGGGCCTAGCGTATCCTGATACTCTGTCGGTGGCCGGGGTCAGGTGGCTCTCCAGGGCTCAGTGGGAGATCAGCCCCTCCCCTTGGCTTGGTGGCTGTgcccggctgtgtgtgtgtggatgctctGGGTCTGTGCTGCGGTGGTCTGGGCACCATGAGCAGCTGTGAGcctgtctcctcttcctccgcagGCCCCACCATCGAGTGGCTGGAGCCCCAGCTGCCTGAGCTGCTGAACAACGGGGGCGGCCTGGCGGGGTTCCCCCCCGGGGACCAGGCAGACCTGGAGGGCAGCCGTCTGGACCTCACCAGCACCGAGTCCTGCAGCTTCTCTGGGgtaagactgggggggggggggggggggggcactggtcctgctgcagggagacagccactgtgtgtgtgtgtggtgtgtgcctgTACTCAACCAAGTCAACTCCACCCATGTTCAATAAATGCATTTTTTCAAACAAACACGACAAACTTTTCTCCAGGATCTACCCTTCATAATGAGTGCTGTGTTTATGATGTTACTGCCTTCAAGGGTGTGTACTGctcacgtctgtgtgtgctcacacTACTCTTTTGTCCgtccgtgcgtgcgtgtgtgcgcgcgtgtgtgcgcgcgtgtgtgtgtgtgagcagcaggaggacatagacgaggaggaggaggcggaggactcGTTCtcggacaaggaggaggacctgggggtggtggaggaggaacgCAGTGTCATCCTACACCTGCTGTCACAGCTCAAGCTGGGGATGGACCTCACACGGGTCGGTCCagttcccccacacacacacacacacacacacacacacacacacacacacacacatccagagtcTTAGATGGGAGGCTCAAGTAGACAAAGACACTATATAGTAAGGCAGGCCTCGGGTCGAGGTGAATGGTGATTATACACAGCAGAGGGGTGAATAATATCTACAGTTACTGTAATCGAtattctatctctctgtgtgtgtgtgtgtgtgtgtctaggtggtTCTTCCCACCTTCATCCTGGAGAAGCGCTCTCTGCTGGAGATGTACGCCGACTTCATGTCCCACCCGGACATCTTCGTGGCCGTCACCGACGGCGACAGCCCCGAGGAGCGCATGGTTCGCTTTGTGGAGTATTACCTCACCTCCTTCCACGAGGGCCGCAAGGGAGCCATCGCCAAGAAGCCCTACAACCCCATCATCGGGGAGAGCTTCCACTGCTCCTGGAGGGTGCCCAGGACCAAGGAGGCCCAGCAGGAAGGCCCCCCCGCCCAGGGCTGCCCGCCCGCCCGGGGAAGCCCCACCCAGGGCTGCCCCCCAGACTGCTACCAGGTGCGCTTTACGGCCGAGCAGGTGTCCCATCACCCGCCGGTGTCGGGCTTCTACGCAGAGtgtcaggagaggaggatgtgcgTGAACACACACGTGTGGACCAAGAGCAAGTTCATGGGCATGTCCATTGGGGTCACCATGATAGGAGAAGGTACACGTTCACCATGATGTCCATCCAGACTCCCTAGTTCTGCTCCGTCAAGTCAGTCAGGCTTTTCTATTGAGGAGTTTGTgaccaaagtgtgtgtgtgcgtgtgcgtgcgtgtgtgtgtgtgtgtgtgtcaccaggcTGCCTGCACCTGTTGGAGCATGATGAGGAGTACGTGTTCACCCTGCCGTGCGCCTACGCCCGCTCCATCCTCACCGTGCCctgggtggagctggggggcaAGGTCAACGTCACCTGCCCCAAGACGGGCTACTCAGCCATCATCACCTTCCAGACCAAGCCCTTCTACGGAGGCAAGCTGCACAAGTGAGTGTCCCCTTCTGCAGGCTGCTGCTCCCAGCTGCTTGCATGCTCTGTAACGGGTCACATGCTCTGTAACGGGTCACATGCTCTGTAACGGGTCACATGCTCTGTAAAGGGTCACATGTTCTGTAACGGGTCACATGGTCTGTAACCAGTACCATGTTCTCTAACAGGTCATATGTTCTGTAACCAGTAACATGGTCTGTAACCAGTAACATATTCTCTTAACAGGTCATATGGTCTGTAACCAGTAACATATTATCTAACAGGTCATATGGTCTGTAACCAGTGACATATTCTCTAACAGGTCATATGGTCTGTAACCTGTAACATGCTCTGTAACTGGGGAGGGAAGGGTCTTTTAGTGGCCTGACATTGTCTACTCATCTGGTTCCCAGTCAGTTTCGGGTCCTTAATAGcgacgtgtgcgtgtgcgcgcaggGTGACCGCGGAGGTGAAGCACAACACCACCAACGCGGTGGTGTGCCGTGTGCAGGGAGAGTGGAACGGAGTCCTGGAGTTCTCCTACGGCAACGGTGACACGCGCATGGTGGACGTCACCAGGCTGCCCGTCACCAAGAAGCGGGTCCGGCCCACCGACAAGCAAGGACCAAACGAATCAAGGTCCgctccagtgtttcccctaggtttacagctttggggcgggcgaccatgtagagacagaaatgacatgccgttgtgtaaataagataaataacataaggccatttagtttgtttaataaaagagcaagctatagacctgttttataggaaaggtaaccttaaatgacctattttgtgatctggtgctatataaaaataaaaaaaaaactcagtcaggtggctgagcggttagagaagcgggctagtaatcagaaggtcgctagttcgattcccggccgtgtcaaatgacgacgtgtccttggacaaggcacttcaccctacttgcctcagggggaatgtccctgtacttactgtaagtcgctctgcataagagcgtctgctaaatgactaaatgtaaatgtgtgcgtgtgtgcgccaGGCGGCTGTGGCAGCATGTGACCGAGGCCTTGCGTCAGAAGGACATCGACAAGGCCACGGAACACAAGCgcctgctggaggagaggcagaggacggAGGAGAGGCACCGCGGAGAGACGGAGACCGCCTGGAGGACCAGATACTTTGACAGCGAGGTGCGTAGCTCGCAGGCGCTGGGGGCGCTTGTTTTGTGGCTTAGGACAGCATGGGCGATGAGATGCTGTAAATCTGTTCTGAAAGCTAAATCTACTGGGAAAAGcactttttaaattgtttaactGGCCGGGAGCCTTTACACAACCTCAATCTGACTACTTTGAagttacttttttttctttttcttttttatttgagATCACAGTCGATCCCTTTTTAAAGAGTCTCAAGATGCCAGGCTaagtgtgtgtcatgtgacgtGTCATGTGACCTATTGGCTAATGTTTATGACTCATCTCTCTTTGGCAGGGTGAAGGCTGGGTGTATCACAAACCACTGTGGAAAAACACAGCCCTCAAATCTTAGTCCCGGCAGCCAGGCGGACAATCCGACGGATGGACCCACgcccgcctccccctctcccggggtgtgtgtgcgcgcgcgcgtgtgtgtgcatatttgctGGTTAGCATTCTGTAGTGGTTGAGACAAAGAATGACCTCCACGTCCACACACCTACGTGAAGTGGAGACGATACCAGACAGGCGTGatatctctctcgcacacacgcacatgcacacacgcgtgcacaccaAGCGAGAGGCTCTGGAGGTGCAAGCTTTCGTACCCTGAATCACCTTTTGTATAATCAACCATACGAATGAGGACATATTCCTGTACAGATTAATGTATCTACGCAGCCTTAACATTGTCAGATGAGTGAAACTCGTGTTGGCTTCTACTGAAGTCATGAAAGGGAGGTTTTTGGggtagagggcaggggggggttatttacagtttatttaccTCGTCCCAAGTATGTCACTGTTATAGAAGGGAATTTAGGCCAGACGTTCTCTGGAAAACCTGTGTTATCGACAGAGCGAGGCCTGATGTAGCCACATTCCCTTATTTGGTGATATCTCAGCTTGCTGTGAGCATGAGGAGACACAGAATGATGCTGAAAAAGGTTGTTTTTCGACCACACGCAGTGTtttcgtgtgtgtgggtgtgttggtgtggatgtgtgtaggGAAAATGCGTGACATCTATGGAATGAGTTTGGCCATAGTGGCATGCTGCATACAAGTCAACTGATCTTATGTTCTTTAAATATTCCCCAGAAAGTTACTGCAGTTATTGTCTGTGATGTTTGTGATTTGTGCACAAGAACAAATGAATGTCCTTCTAGTGGATTTGGATACTTGCTCTGAATTGACCTCCTGCTTGACGACTGATAGAAACACACTTATATGCATGACGGACAAGGCATTTCTGTTCACCTTGTACTCTGCAAGAAGCTGTTGTCAGCATTCACATTTGTTATCATTATGATTAAAAGCTTTTAACCAAAATAAGCTGTTTTTCCCCCCTCTGatgcatagatttttttttcttgtgcAAATAATGTTTATTGGCtgatggactttttttttttttcttgtgtcCATATCATCCAGTCTACCTAAAATGTATTCATAGCTTGCGTCTCGGGTTTATAATACATACATAATCAACCAGaatgaggagcagagagaacagACTCTTTATTCAATCAATGTTTCAGTCAATGTTTAACTTTTGCATTGATGAGCGATCCTCCACAATGTGGTGCCTTACTAAGCAGTATCCACCTGTTTGTCTTCCAGTGTCAATATTACTCCGCGTTCCCAAATCACAGCTAACAGTCTTAATCCATTAGTTGTATCCCTTTCACTCGCATCCTGTATATAAATCATGTGAATTATGCCAGGCAAGTAAATGTTTTTTTAGGGGTATTTATGTTAGGCTACTCTTTTGAagagagatgtttgtgtgttttcatgtgtggaAACAGAACCCCAAATGCTAGTTCATCATATCCTGTTGACTTGGTCATCTCATTGTTTTGCTGACCTGTGAAATGCACTGACGTTGAAGGTAACACGACACTTGTAGTCTTATATATGTGTGATGATAATGAACGATACAATAAATTGCCTATCGATTATGTATTATGTTGTCTGTCGAAAGTAGTTATCTGTAGCCTACTGCATGTTCGGCTGATGAAGAAGGCTGATTATATTCTGTAGTCCAATAGGATTATTTGGATTTATAGTTTAGCCAAATGCTTCCTAGTTTGATTTAGTTTAGATGTTCTCTAAAATAAATCCGGTAACGGAGTGATTTTGTTCAAATCTGAATAGTGATGAGTCGGGAGAAAGTTCTACAGGGAATTGAACAAGCGAAAGTTTTTACTGCGCATGCGGAGTATCAGTAACTGCGGAAACGGGGATGGCGGATGCTGTGAGTGAAGAGTCGGGGACAACAGGAGACCAACATTCACCCTCATCAGACCTagagaaaaataaaaataacacgGTAATTACTCATCCCACTGGCAGGTCATAGATGTGGTGCATTTCGAAAGCTACTATATAGACCCAGTGACTGGCCTGGCCCAGAGTGCGTTATTGATGCAAGTGACAACCCATAGCCCTTTAAACAGCTTGATGCGTTCagtttgaaaacaaaacaaacataatGTCAAATATTATCTTGTAACAATGCAACCCTCACAATTTCGCTACTGTGAAGCGGTATTGGGGGGGAAATAATCTGAATTCACATTTGCTCCCGTTTAGTAGTCTAGTGGTCTGATGCGCACACGATGTTCGCTGCATCGTAGCTATACTGATGGTTGATAACGTGACATAGCCAGTATGGGATCCTGTTGTGTTGACAGTCAATTCAAATAATCAAGCAATGGGTAACACATCCCAATATAGAGTAGAAGACCGCATGTATGAATACAAAAGTGTATGAGTAGTCATTAAAGATCGTAGACGTGGTTTTCCAGATGGCGGAGGGGTCGACGCTCACTCAGAGGATGGAGATTAGTGtgacagaggcagagaaaagAAATGGAAAAAACGCCGTGAACATGCAAGAAACCTTCACCGTGTATCTCATAGAAACTCGGTAAGAGACCACGCGTAGCGCTCAGTAGGCCTACCAACTTTAGCCTCTCCTCAGTGGAGTACCTAACATGTTTGTTTCAAACCTCAGGTGATAGGAAAACACCTATGTAGTTaaagatgtgtatgtgtgtctgtaaggcCTATGGCTGCAATAGCAGAAGGACACAACCCGGCCCCAGACTCTCTGTGGAGGAGATACAGCGAATTTGAGCTTCTTCGGCACTACCTGTTAGTCACATATCCCTTCATCATCGTGCCTCCACTGCCTGAGAAAAGGGTAAgttcaaacctggcaacctaaTGAGTTCAGGTTGCAGCTGAGCATCTCCTGGCCTGATTGTTGTGCTTGACATGCAGGCAGAGTTTGTATGGCATAAGCTGTCTGCCGACAACATGGACCCAGACTTTGTTGAGCGTCGCAGGGTTGGACTGGAGAACTTCCTGCTTCGAGTGGCCTCACACCCGGTGCTGTCCAATGACAAGATCCTCTTCCACTTCCTGACTGAGGTATGTACATCTTGTGTTGTGGTATGGTTTGGGAATCTGAATCTGGCTAATAAGAACAGGCTTGATCGGCTTGTCAGAGTGGCCAGTAAAGTCATTCGGGTAAACCAAGTTCAGCTCTCTGAGCTTTATGTTAGGCAGGTCGTAAGGAAGACCCAGGCCATATTGGCTGGTACTGACCATCCCCTGAAGGTGGAGTTTGAGCTCTTGCCTTCAGGAAGAAGGTATAGAGCTCCCACCCACAGAACAAAAATATTTGGgaactctttttttttgttttgctatTGGGAGGCTAAATTATTGGCACTTATTTCCGGGTTTCAACATGAAGTGAtccttgtactgtactgtattgtgttgctgtctctgtgtggtgtcagGTATGCTGCTTATGTAGTATTTATGATggattgaatgtgttttaatacctGTCTACAAACACATTTCCCCTAGTGGGATCAATAAAACTGACTTGACTTGTACACTAGTGTCATTCAGTCCGCCATTGACATGTAGGTTTGATAACAGGATATGGTTTGTATGGTACAACAACATGGGGTTTTACCAGAAATAAAAGTGTGGTTTGAGAAGGTTTTTCAGAGCCCCAGCTGAGGGTTGTAGTTTTTGTGATAATTGtagtttcctcctcctctgttacAGGAACATGGCTGGAAGGAGGTGGTGTATGACACAGGATTCCAGGATAAGGTATTTCCTGCCAAAAACATCAATGTATATCTGAGTGGAGGTGTACACACAGTAGCTGCTGCTTGTTTTGTACACACAAAGTATCATTTTGAaagcagctgtgtgtttgtttgtgtgtagttgCACCTTGTTTTGTGGTACAGTATTCAAACCTTACTTGGTTCTCCTGTCAACTACAGGCAGACTCCAGGATCCGAGCTCTTAGTGCCACCTTCAGAGTGAAGAGTCCTGACAAGTAGGTGGCCTCAGTCCTACCTGATCCATACAGGCTGGCTAGGGGCCCTTCCGTCAGGCCAGCTTGGTCTCTAGTGTGTTGTGTGGTGAATGTAGTTTTAACCTGTCctgttctccatcctctctAACCCAGACGCTTCACCGAGACGAAACACTACAGCGACGAGCTTCAGTCTCACACTTCTCAGGTGCTTCGAACGAGAGCTgtaagttacacacacacagaatttcATTGTCttttaagctgtgtgtgtgtgtgattgtgtgtgcagGATTTTCAGTCTCCTCATCTTTCTCCAGAGAGTAGCAGACAGACTCTATGGTGTGTACAAGGTCCATGCAAACTATGGCAGGGTCTTCAGGTAGGACATTTTTATTGGATTTTATTTGACTAAACATATTTTATAGATGAAGGTATTTCAGGTGACTTCAATATGTGGAAGTATTATTTTGAAatagtcactgtgtgtgtgtgtgggtgcgtgcatgtgtgtctagTGAATGGAGTGCCATagagaaggagatgggagaTGGACTGCAGAGTGCCGGACATCACATGGACGCGTAAGTATTCCTCCGTAGACGATCCCCTGGGGATGCAGGGGGATCCCTCCTGTCGTCCCTGTAGCTGTAGGCCTGACACTCTGCCGAGTGttgcagatggctgagcggttagggagtcgggctattaatcagaaggttgatggttcgattcccgaccatgagagtcgggctattaatcagaaggttgttggttcgattcccgggccATGCcatacgttgtgtccttgggcaaggcacttcaccctacttgcctcggggggaatgtccctgtacttactgtaagtcgctctggataagagcgtctgctaaatgtaaatgctatgTGCTGAAGGCTaaccccagtctccctcactaACGGGGGCCTCGTTAGCAGGTATGCTGCTTCCATAGATGACATCCTGGAGGATGAGGAGCATTACGCAGACCAGCTGAAGGAGTACCTGTTCTTTGCAGAAGCCCTCAGGTAACTTTCTTAGCTGCAGAACTTGAACGAATGAGCGAAGCCCTTAACTCTACAAAGACTAGCCACTAGCCAAGATGGAGCTGCATtgaagctgtgtttgtgtctggctgcagggctgtgtgttgtgtttgaagctgtgtttgtgtctggctgcagggctgtgtgttgtgtttgaagctgtgtttgtgtctggctgcagggctgtgtgttgtgtttgaagctgtgtttgtgtctggctgcagggctgtgtgttgtgtttgaagCTGTTTTTGTGTCTGGCTGCAGGGCTGTTTGTAGGAAACATGAGCTGAGCCAGTTTGAACTGGAAGTGGCCTCCCAGGACCTCATCTCCAAGAAGCAGCAACGGGAGGAGCTGGCCACTGGGGTAGGTTCACCTGGACACACCTGGTCCATCAtgtcacacctggacacacctggTCCATCAtgtcacacctggacacacctggTCCAGCAtgtcacacctggacacacctggTCCATCTtgtcacacctggacacacctggTCCAGCAtgtcacacctggacacacctggTCCATCTtgtcacacctggacacacctggTCCAGCAtgtcacacctggacacacctggTCCATCTtgtcacacctggacacacctggTCCATCTtgtcacacctggacacacctggTCCATCTtgtcacacctggacacacctggCGCTCAGGGACATGAGAACATTGTAGCCCACTCCATACTCACTAACTGTTCCTTAGTACATTCAATCGCACCGAAGAAGAGACTTTCCTGTCACGAGCTTCATTATAATGACAAATGACAGCGTCATAATGCAGTGACTAAGTCTGTGACAGAAGACAGGACACGTGACCCATCATCTCTGTCCCCAGATGTTCAGAGCGTTCTCCTTCAAAGGCATGACCAACAAGCTGTTTGGCCAGGAGACTCCGGAGCAGAGAGAGGCCAAACTCAAGCTGCTGGAGGAGCAGATCGTCGAGGGAGAAGACGCAGTCAAGGACAAAACTGTAGAATGCGAGTAAGTCCCTCGTCCTTGCATGTCCTGTTCCTGTAAAAGCCTCAACATAACGTTATGGGCGGTTTAATGTTTGTCAGACGTTTGTCTATGTTCTTCTATGCTgacatgacgtgtgtgtgtgtttgtgtagggagCATGTAAAGGCAGCTTGGGTGGACATGCAGCGCTTTAAGGAGCAGAAGGATAGGGACCTGAGAGAGGCTCTCTATCGCTACGCTCTCATGCAGATCAGCATGTGTAAGAAGGTGAGCCCGCTGCATAGATATACTGTAATGTAGATCAGCATGTCACTCATGCACGTAACACCATCATGCCAAAAACAGAAAGAGGAGATGTATAAGGTCGATGATGTGGGTCATGTTGTTGACCTGATCGATTTGACCCATctactctttcctctctccttcctctctccttctccttcctctctccttctccatcctctctccttctccttcctctctccttctccttcctctctccttctccatcctctctccttctccttcctctctccttctccatcctctctccttctccttctctccctaggGAATTCAAGTCTGGGGCAACGCTAAGGAATGTTTCCAGAAGATGTGAAGGTCTTTCTGTCGCTTTATGATGATGTCATAGAGCAACTGTCTGACTGGGTTACTGCACTGCACAACAACAAAGTGTTTAATACTGGTTGACGATTAGAAAGATAACAAGCACATAACTTTTCTCCGATTCAATGAGTTGTTTTATTTAGGTGTTTATGAGGAGTGagtatggagagagacagagatggttgACTAACaatgtaataataatgtattcatttatctgatgcttttatccaaagcaatgtgcattggggggatttgaacctgcaacctgcaGTCACGTGTGCTAAACACTGAGCTACACCTGCCCTGTATGGGAAAAGATCTACTTAACAGGTGATCATGGTTTACTTGAATGAAGAATCAGAACCCACAGTGATGGGGGTGGGTGTGGTACTCAAGGGACTGAGCACTACTGAGGTAGCATAACCACAAGTAGATGTCTCAGACTGTGCCTAACTGTCCAGTTATCTAATGTATGCATGATTGGTTTTTCAATGCAGGGTCTGAGCTAAGAGTTAAAACCAAAACAAGTGTGACTGATACTGAATTCCTGCAATAATGAACGCAAATCAGCTGTTTGGTTAAAGCACAATGTCAAAGGATTTCATATGAGGAGCAAACACTTATCATAGTACTTAATGAATTTTTCCTTCCTTGAGGTTTAACTTGTAAATAATGTGTTATAATCTATGAATTTTTCAGTGAACATTCATCTTGTGTATGTTGATTTGCCAAATATATTAAAGGGGTCATAGaatgcaaaaccgagtttaccttgtcatagttgaataactacagttcggtgggtaaaatggacatacagtgaatctcaaagtccattgacacctctttcctatctaaatctcacaatttgaaactgccgcTGTAAAACGAGCAGTTTCAAAAAAAGGCACAGAGTTGACGTCAACTCGTTTTTCTTCACACGTATTTCTCTATTTTATGTTTTTatatacccccctccccccccccaccttgcaTAAGGTATGCAAAAAAGCACAGAAATAtcaatttgtttttttatatatgatttatatatatatatgatttaTTTCATAAATATTTGATATATGTATATTCTCATATTAAGCAACACAAAGGACAAGGCAATGATATGGCACACAGCCTAGGCTGTAGAACAGTTTCAGAGCATTAAGGAAATTCTTACAATGACTTACAAAGAATGCAACATGTCAGGAGTTGGTCTATAATAAGGATAATCTTCATTGTGaacagtagcagatggaaaaatATACATATAACATTACAAGTTCATCAATACCCCCACTGTGGGTAGGCTTGTATGTGACACACAGACATTGTCCATCTGAAGAAAAATATGGCACAGTTCAAGCTTTTGTGGAAGGGACCTTGAGGTAAAGTAAGCAAAATGCATCTTCATAGTTTGCTGAAGGTCTAGTCCCATAGCATGTTCATGTGTAATGACTAAACATCAACAAGGAACTAGCTTGTCAGAGAAATAGGAAATACATTCAATAACATGGCACAAATATACTTAAACACACTGTGAATCCAAAAAATGATTTTACTTTTACAATACAACAC from Osmerus eperlanus chromosome 21, fOsmEpe2.1, whole genome shotgun sequence carries:
- the LOC134007301 gene encoding oxysterol-binding protein-related protein 11-like isoform X1, which produces MTMQGETTALRISDSEGKLDVLTQNRTPSSGRASSKGWQYSDHMENIDGYLMKYTNLVTGWQYRFFVLNNEAGLLEYFVNEQSRPQKPRGTLPLAGAVISPSDEDSHTFTVNAISGEQYKLRATDAKERQHWVSRLQICTQHHTEAMGKSNPPPKSRSYSTVSQGSGSSPLSQRRPSHNAASVFSISQLHKGSSLYSSRRSLLPDHLMDAREMMVQAQGQHRDLIQGIEGLPPAPGPSLSPLDQDLLMLKATSMATMNCLNDCLHILQLQQVARQASSLGGPTIEWLEPQLPELLNNGGGLAGFPPGDQADLEGSRLDLTSTESCSFSGQEDIDEEEEAEDSFSDKEEDLGVVEEERSVILHLLSQLKLGMDLTRVVLPTFILEKRSLLEMYADFMSHPDIFVAVTDGDSPEERMVRFVEYYLTSFHEGRKGAIAKKPYNPIIGESFHCSWRVPRTKEAQQEGPPAQGCPPARGSPTQGCPPDCYQVRFTAEQVSHHPPVSGFYAECQERRMCVNTHVWTKSKFMGMSIGVTMIGEGCLHLLEHDEEYVFTLPCAYARSILTVPWVELGGKVNVTCPKTGYSAIITFQTKPFYGGKLHKVTAEVKHNTTNAVVCRVQGEWNGVLEFSYGNGDTRMVDVTRLPVTKKRVRPTDKQGPNESRRLWQHVTEALRQKDIDKATEHKRLLEERQRTEERHRGETETAWRTRYFDSEGEGWVYHKPLWKNTALKS
- the LOC134007301 gene encoding oxysterol-binding protein-related protein 11-like isoform X2, encoding MENIDGYLMKYTNLVTGWQYRFFVLNNEAGLLEYFVNEQSRPQKPRGTLPLAGAVISPSDEDSHTFTVNAISGEQYKLRATDAKERQHWVSRLQICTQHHTEAMGKSNPPPKSRSYSTVSQGSGSSPLSQRRPSHNAASVFSISQLHKGSSLYSSRRSLLPDHLMDAREMMVQAQGQHRDLIQGIEGLPPAPGPSLSPLDQDLLMLKATSMATMNCLNDCLHILQLQQVARQASSLGGPTIEWLEPQLPELLNNGGGLAGFPPGDQADLEGSRLDLTSTESCSFSGQEDIDEEEEAEDSFSDKEEDLGVVEEERSVILHLLSQLKLGMDLTRVVLPTFILEKRSLLEMYADFMSHPDIFVAVTDGDSPEERMVRFVEYYLTSFHEGRKGAIAKKPYNPIIGESFHCSWRVPRTKEAQQEGPPAQGCPPARGSPTQGCPPDCYQVRFTAEQVSHHPPVSGFYAECQERRMCVNTHVWTKSKFMGMSIGVTMIGEGCLHLLEHDEEYVFTLPCAYARSILTVPWVELGGKVNVTCPKTGYSAIITFQTKPFYGGKLHKVTAEVKHNTTNAVVCRVQGEWNGVLEFSYGNGDTRMVDVTRLPVTKKRVRPTDKQGPNESRRLWQHVTEALRQKDIDKATEHKRLLEERQRTEERHRGETETAWRTRYFDSEGEGWVYHKPLWKNTALKS
- the LOC134007309 gene encoding sorting nexin-4-like isoform X1 codes for the protein MADAVSEESGTTGDQHSPSSDLEKNKNNTMAEGSTLTQRMEISVTEAEKRNGKNAVNMQETFTVYLIETRPMAAIAEGHNPAPDSLWRRYSEFELLRHYLLVTYPFIIVPPLPEKRAEFVWHKLSADNMDPDFVERRRVGLENFLLRVASHPVLSNDKILFHFLTEEHGWKEVVYDTGFQDKADSRIRALSATFRVKSPDKRFTETKHYSDELQSHTSQVLRTRARVADRLYGVYKVHANYGRVFSEWSAIEKEMGDGLQSAGHHMDARYAASIDDILEDEEHYADQLKEYLFFAEALRAVCRKHELSQFELEVASQDLISKKQQREELATGMFRAFSFKGMTNKLFGQETPEQREAKLKLLEEQIVEGEDAVKDKTVECEEHVKAAWVDMQRFKEQKDRDLREALYRYALMQISMCKKGIQVWGNAKECFQKM
- the LOC134007309 gene encoding sorting nexin-4-like isoform X2, whose product is MADAVSEESGTTGDQHSPSSDLEKNKNNTMAEGSTLTQRMEISVTEAEKRNGKNAVNMQETFTVYLIETRPMAAIAEGHNPAPDSLWRRYSEFELLRHYLLVTYPFIIVPPLPEKRAEFVWHKLSADNMDPDFVERRRVGLENFLLRVASHPVLSNDKILFHFLTEEHGWKEVVYDTGFQDKADSRIRALSATFRVKSPDKRFTETKHYSDELQSHTSQVLRTRARVADRLYGVYKVHANYGRVFSEWSAIEKEMGDGLQSAGHHMDAYAASIDDILEDEEHYADQLKEYLFFAEALRAVCRKHELSQFELEVASQDLISKKQQREELATGMFRAFSFKGMTNKLFGQETPEQREAKLKLLEEQIVEGEDAVKDKTVECEEHVKAAWVDMQRFKEQKDRDLREALYRYALMQISMCKKGIQVWGNAKECFQKM